One segment of Theobroma cacao cultivar B97-61/B2 chromosome 9, Criollo_cocoa_genome_V2, whole genome shotgun sequence DNA contains the following:
- the LOC18588611 gene encoding uncharacterized protein LOC18588611: MLDGILGRGFTSKCKSLIKVIKSRIDVIRRKKSATLKFLKKDIADLLANGLDINAYGRVEGYIAELTLSCCYDFVEKCCDFVSKHVSVMQKLSDCPEDCREAVASLMFAAARFSDLPELRDLRQIFHERYGNSLELFVNKQLVENSASNPSKMEKKVKVMHDIASEFSINWNSEAFERRMSKPTVIPQDQPKNDGSFNVNGDKHKSNDGKSADPQGDKPKVSAGKLEFWNGKDDVALKTARLSSSSYVKRMERVEGEVKLKDSRENRVPRIDNQDVLPQGKPDLDPSYAAPQLKSHDKDLFAANNYAGQYNVQNSTRKAHEEDEPKWKPYFNSGIPPPYVKPNIKPKHLKHGASEGSSHAGFDSNGVSADPSTHNMAYAVNRTDKYQEGLYYPDKEGQIIPPTKVISHDCKKDYYYNHDGSNTPIPRRRSSRRRHLRSPSGHNGVDNVEDTEFARRKPRSRRRDDSRRGLQILFDDGQHRNDEEERIIDKLLMHYSKKPSSCDEGKVRRKSKSHHAHHMGSDVGEVPQKASRDRSDDMSKTISHPARSISLPHEQTAQSEGTKVYARAISFQQDSSNAARHVHPKLPDYDDLAAHFAAMKGR; encoded by the exons ATGCTGGACGGAATCCTAGGCCGTGGTTTTACCTCCAAATG taaATCATTGATCAAAGTGATAAAGAGTCGGATCGATGTGATAAGGAGGAAGAAGAGTGCCACGCTTAAGTTTTTGAAGAAAGATATAGCTGATCTGCTCGCTAATGGCCTTGACATTAATGCTTATGGCagg GTGGAAGGATATATAGCTGAATTGACCCTGTCTTGTTGCTACGATTTTGTCGAGAAATGTTGTGATTTCGTGTCGAAGCATGTTTCAGTTATGCAAAAACTGAG TGATTGCCCCGAAGATTGCAGGGAGGCTGTTGCGTCTCTAATGTTTGCAGCTGCAAGATTCTCTGATTTGCCAGAGTTGCGTGATCTTAGGCAAATATTTCATGAGAGATATGGAAATTCCCTGGAATTATTTGTTAATAAACAG CTTGTCGAGAATTCAGCTTCAAATCCGTCCAAAATGGAGAAGAAAGTCAAGGTCATGCATGATATAGCGTCAGAGTTTTCCATAAATTGGAACTCTGAAGCTTTTGAGCGAAGAATGTCTAAACCGACTGTGATTCCACAG GACCAACCTAAAAATGATGGGTCTTTCAATGTCAATGGTGATAAGCATAAATCAAATGATGGAAAAAGTGCCGATCCACAAGGGGATAAACCTAAAGTTTCTGCTGGTAAGCTTGAATTTTGGAATGGGAAGGATGATGTTGCCTTGAAAACAGCTAGATTAAGCAGTTCTTCTTATGTGAAAAGAATGGAAAGAGTTGAAGGTGAAGTCAAGCTAAAAGACAGTAGGGAGAATAGAGTACCTAGAATAGATAACCAAGATGTTCTACCACAGGGAAAGCCAGATCTAGATCCTAGTTATGCAGCTCCACAATTAAAGAGTCATGATAAAGATCTCTTTGCTGCTAATAACTATGCTGGCCAATACAATGTCCAAAATTCAACAAGAAAAGCTCATGAGGAAGATGAACCCAAGTGGAAGCCCTACTTTAATAGTGGCATCCCTCCTCCTTATGTTAAACCCAATATCAAACCAAAGCATCTCAAGCATGGTGCCAGTGAAGGATCTTCACATGCTGGTTTTGATAGCAATGGAGTCTCTGCTGATCCTTCAACACATAACATGGCCTATGCAGTTAATAGAACTGATAAGTACCAAGAAGGGTTGTATTATCCTGATAAAGAGGGGCAGATAATTCCACCTACAAAAGTGATTAGTCATGATTGCAAAAAAGATTATTACTATAATCATGATGGGAGCAATACCCCCATACCAAGACGAAGATCGTCAAGGAGGCGACATTTGAGATCACCATCTGGTCATAATGGAGTCGATAATGTTGAAGATACAGAGTTTGCAAGGAGGAAGCCGAGAAGCAGGAGAAGGGATGACTCAAGAAGAGGCCTGCAAATCTTGTTTGATGATGGGCAGCATAGAAATGATGAGGAGGAAAGGATAATTGATAAGCTGTTGATGCATTACAGTAAGAAGCCATCATCCTGTGACGAGGGAAAGGTAAGAAGAAAGTCTAAAAGTCATCATGCACATCATATGGGAAGTGATGTGGGTGAAGTCCCACAGAAAGCAAGCAGAGATAGATCTGATGATATGTCTAAGACCATTTCCCATCCAGCTCGATCAATTTCTCTCCCTCATGAACAAACAGCTCAATCAGAGGGAACTAAAGTGTATGCTCGTGCTATATCCTTCCAGCAAGATAGTTCAAATGCAgcccggcatgtgcatccaaAGTTACCAGATTATGATGATTTGGCTGCTCACTTTGCAGCAATGAAAGGGAGATAG
- the LOC18588612 gene encoding uncharacterized protein LOC18588612, with product MKGASKVIMGATLVMVVCLAIVLGLILVLLAELYCSLLLRRRQIKESTSDATISDTATAAAAATPTNTTSSRSPQGHNQDHQSTSPLSSFYAQGVLHAPRNFLFPSLPCKQKKKLEKENHLTLLHQVLEVHPQESNTSPHQIGILSPTSPTTSFATTSPQPVQEISIQVGTGSTTISTCNEKACGAPGAENFVYISNPIYDNDAAGRPSRADTPFETPDTSPSRLESSGSSVDDDEKAQTSDPVRVLYSPPMTPPLSPMKKLPAQACSVSLTDARSLGTSASDSNSNNGLSSSSSGSPCTSPSW from the coding sequence atgaaggGGGCATCCAAGGTAATCATGGGTGCAACACTGGTAATGGTGGTGTGCCTTGCCATTGTGTTAGGTCTAATCCTAGTGCTGCTAGCGGAGCTCTACTGCTCTCTCTTACTCCGCAGGCGTCAGATCAAAGAATCCACCTCTGACGCTACCATAAGCGACACAGCTACGGCCGCTGCCGCCGCCACCCCCACTAATACTACTTCTTCCCGTTCTCCTCAAGGTCATAACCAAGATCACCAATCAACCAGTCCCCTTAGTAGCTTCTATGCACAAGGAGTTCTTCATGCACCAAGGAACTTTCTCTTCCCTTCACTCCCTTgcaaacaaaagaagaagctTGAAAAAGAGAACCATCTAACTTTACTTCATCAAGTCCTTGAAGTTCATCCCCAAGAGTCAAACACAAGCCCTCATCAAATCGGTATCTTATCTCCTACATCCCCAACAACTTCCTTTGCCACGACCTCACCGCAGCCTGTTCAAGAAATCTCAATTCAAGTTGGCACTGGAAGTACCACTATTAGTACTTGTAACGAGAAAGCTTGCGGTGCTCCTGGTGCGGAGAATTTTGTTTACATATCGAACCCTATTTACGACAATGATGCTGCAGGCAGGCCAAGCAGGGCAGATACTCCGTTCGAGACTCCGGATACATCGCCTTCACGTTTAGAAAGCAGCGGTTCTTCAGTGGATGATGATGAGAAGGCTCAGACTTCGGATCCTGTTAGAGTACTCTACTCACCCCCAATGACACCTCCGTTGAGTCCAATGAAGAAGCTCCCAGCTCAGGCTTGTTCCGTCTCTCTTACAGATGCTAGGTCTTTAGGCACTTCAGCTAGTGATTCCAACAGTAACAATGGTctttcatcatcttcttcgGGTTCTCCATGCACTTCTCCTTCATGGTGA